A single Capra hircus breed San Clemente chromosome 13, ASM170441v1, whole genome shotgun sequence DNA region contains:
- the LOC102186409 gene encoding 60S ribosomal protein L17, protein MVRYSLDPENPTKSCKSRGSNLRVHFKNTRETAQAIKGMHIRKATKYLKDVTLKKQCVPFRRYNGGVGRCAQAKQWGWTQGRWPKKSAEFLLHMLKNAESNAELEGLDVDSLVIEHIQVNKAPKMRRRTYRAHGRINPYMSSPCHIEMILTEKEQIVPKPEEEVAQKKKISQKKLKKQKLMARE, encoded by the coding sequence ATGGTGCGCTATTCACTTGACccagaaaaccccacaaaatcaTGCAAATCAAGAGGTTCAAATCTTCGTGTACACTTTAAGAACACTCGTGAAACCGCCCAGGCCATAAAGGGTATGCATATCCGAAAAGCCACCAAGTATCTGAAGGACGTCACGTTAAAGAAGCAGTGTGTGCCGTTCCGCCGCTACAACGGTGGAGTTGGCAGGTGTGCACAGGCCAAACAGTGGGGCTGGACTCAGGGTCGATGGCCCAAAAAGAGTGCTGAATTTTTACTACACATGCTCAAAAATGCAGAGAGTAATGCTGAACTTGAGGGCTTAGATGTAGATTCTCTGGTCATTGAGCACATCCAAGTGAACAAAGCCCCCAAGATGCGACGCAGGACTTACAGAGCTCACGGTCGGATCAACCCCTACATGAGCTCTCCCTGCCACATTGAGATGATCcttactgaaaaagaacagattgttcctaaaccagaagaggaggttgcacagaagaaaaagatatcccagaagaaactgaagaaacaaaaacttatggCCCGGGAATAA